One Misgurnus anguillicaudatus chromosome 19, ASM2758022v2, whole genome shotgun sequence genomic region harbors:
- the LOC129436835 gene encoding aerolysin-like protein: MSTTLCLIGGNGGHEFSFTGESNGASLERIWVWVGGSQVKAVRAWLTDGSDATFGRPEGSYEEYVFQPGELITSLSLWGNGAGTRLGAIKFKTNRGGKFFVSMTSWGLKTEYPINVGSGFCLGIVGRCGWDIDHMGFLFLNKIQSVVLTDVKYPTLSQMTPYVALEEIKSSTYKNETSVNQEQTIESSKKITKSSSWSTTESVTTAFSMQVNAGVPGIVEVSAGFSYTVGTENTYSREQSDERTQTESFKIDVPPKKKVDVHITIGRCSFDVPYTGTMKITTEDGAVLKYETRGKYRGVTYTKIRVNTKESDL, translated from the coding sequence ATGTCAACAACTCTGTGTTTAATCGGTGGTAATGGAGGTCATGAGTTTTCCTTCACCGGTGAGAGTAATGGTGCTAGTTTAGAGAGGATCTGGGTTTGGGTTGGAGGATCACAGGTGAAGGCGGTCAGGGCCTGGCTTACAGACGGCAGTGATGCAACCTTTGGTAGACCGGAGGGATCGTATGAAGAGTATGTGTTTCAGCCCGGTGAGCTCATCACATCATTGTCTCTGTGGGGAAACGGAGCAGGAACGCGTCTCGGAGCCATCAAATTCAAAACCAACCGTGGAGGAAAATTCTTTGTGTCAATGACAAGCTGGGGATTGAAGACAGAATATCCTATTAATGTCGGCTCTGGATTTTGTCTGGGCATTGTGGGAAGATGCGGATGGGACATCGACCACATGGGTTTTTTGTTTCTCAATAAAATACAATCAGTAGTTCTCACCGATGTCAAGTATCCCACTCTTTCCCAGATGACACCGTATGTCGCACTGGAAGAAATCAAATCTAGTACCTATAAGAATGAAACCTCCGTCAATCAAGAGCAAACCATTGAAAGCTCAAAGAAAATAACCAAATCGTCCTCATGGTCTACAACAGAAAGTGTTACTACAGCATTCTCTATGCAGGTGAATGCCGGGGTTCCCGGGATTGTAGAAGTTTCTGCTGGATTCAGTTATACAGTAGGAACAGAAAACACTTACAGTAGAGAACAGTCGGATGAAAGAACACAAACCGAATCGTTCAAAATAGATGTGCCTCCGAAGAAGAAAGTGGATGTCCATATCACCATAGGCAGGTGCAGTTTTGATGTTCCTTACACCGGTACAATGAAGATCACGACTGAAGATGGTGCTGTGTTAAAATATGAAACCAGAGGAAAATACAGAGGAGTCACTTACACTAAAATAAGAGTAAACACCAAAGAATCTGATCTGTGA
- the LOC129446846 gene encoding uncharacterized protein isoform X2: MEQELLDLREQIRQLQAQNEQLTRENPPSSSNASNQRPPSMTNANSSSPVSLSRVFYVPRERKCPRFYGNMDSTLSVEDWTEEAKVCIEGRGWSDKEKVVFLLDHLGGEARMEIKLRPQATRETPESVFDILRDLYGGKQTFVQLQQRFFERKQKEGESLTEFSHALMSLMDLILCGNPESVPNSDRVLRDQFMEHVRDVMLKRELKRLVREKPSSTLLEVRSEALRWVEEGNGEIAASRVQPWCNLTQGRVVEHEPKVKFHESTELKEVKEMLRQQQIQITELTQRFDSLMSQKNEFSVTSTRQNSSRRCLRCNKVGHIARHCRQPWPIESNPRTPQVNVNETSVEEHDSVASPTVLSQTVNNSEVSQSPVCPTILQRLVGKCPIVTVLMGGVEISCLLDTGSMVTTVTESFFEKHFQQLGVDVLKKCSWLQLKAANGLEIPYVGYLEVDVTVLGQTLPRQGILVVKDPVDAGFHQRKELTPGLLGMNVIGQCYNDLFEKHGTALFSVPQVRQAEIGWKDALSQCQRADDAPFPGFIGYVRVQSLHPVQIPAGTMSIKDLLVA, from the exons ATGGAACAAGAACTATTAGACTTGCGGGAGCAGATACGGCAGCTGCAGGCTCAAAATGAGCAGCTGACGAGAGAGAATCCCCCCTCCAGTAGCAATGCTTCTAACCAACGGCCCCCTTCTATGACTAATGCTAATTCTTCATCTCCAGTGTCTTTGAGTAGGGTATTTTATGTTCCACGAGAAAGGAAATGCCCACGGTTTTATGGGAATATGGACTCCACATTAAGCGTTGAGGACTGGACTGAAGAGGCCAAGGTGTGTATTGAGGGCAGGGGTTGGTCTGATAAAGAGAAGGTTGTGTTTTTGCTTGATCATCTGGGGGGGGAAGCTAGAATGGAGATAAAACTCCGTCCACAAGCTACTAGGGAAACTCCAGAATctgtttttgatattttaagagACTTGTATGGGGGGAAACAGACATTTGTACAACTACAACAGAGGTTTTTTGAACGAAAACAGAAAGAGGGTGAATCATTGACTGAATTTTCCCATGCTTTAATGTCTTTAATGGACTTGATTCTTTGTGGTAATCCAGAAAGTGTTCCGAACTCTGATAGGGTTCTTCGTGATCAGTTTATGGAACATGTTCGAGATGTGATGCTGAAACGTGAATTAAAACGATTAGTACGGGAGAAGCCATCTTCTACTCTACTGGAGGTTCGAAGTGAAGCTCTTAGGTGGGTGGAAGAGGGAAACGGGGAAATAGCTGCTTCACGTGTTCAGCCATGGTGCAATTTGACTCAAGGCCGAGTAGTTGAGCATGAGCCTAAAGTTAAATTTCATGAGTCTACAGAGTTAAAAGAGGTTAAAGAGATGTTGAGGCAGCAACAGATACAAATAACTGAACTTACCCAACGTTTTGATAGTTTAATGTCTCAAAAGAATGAGTTCTCTGTTACCTCAACTAGACAAAATAGTTCACGACGATGTCTTCGTTGTAATAAGGTTGGGCATATAGCTAGACATTGTCGACAACCTTGGCCTATAGAGTCGAACCCTAGAACACCCcaagtaaatgtaaatgaaacttCAGTGGAGGAGCATGATAGTGTGGCATCCCCTACAGTTCTGAGTCAAACTGTTAATAATAGTGAAGTTTCACAGTCACCCGTCTGCCCTACTATTTTACAACGTCTTGTGGGCAAATGTCCCATTGTAACTGTGCTTATGGGTGGGGTTGAGATTTCTTGTTTATTAGATACAGGGTCAATGGTTACTACTGTAACAGAGTCATTTTTTGAGAAGCATTTTCAACAATTGGGAGTAGATGTACTGAAAAAATGTAGTTGGCTCCAATTAAAAGCAGCTAATGGTCTTGAAATACCATATGTGGGATACTTGGAAGTGGACGTGACCGTATTGGGGCAAACTCTTCCTAGACAAGGTATTTTGGTTGTGAAAGATCCTGTTGATGCTGGGTTTCATCAGCGGAAAGAGCTGACCCCAGGTCTTTTAGGTATGAATGTGATTGGTCAATGTTATAATGATCTATTTGAAAAACATGGCACAGCACTATTCTCAGTCCCACAGGTCAGGCAGGCAGAGATAGGCTGGAAAGATGCCTTGTCTCAGTGTCAGCGAGCAGATGATGCCCCTTTTCCTGGATTTATTGGTTACGTGAGAGTGCAGTCCCTCCATCCGGTTCAGATTCCAGCTGGGACCATGAG taTTAAGGACTTGCTGGTTGCCTGA
- the LOC129446846 gene encoding retrovirus-related Pol polyprotein from transposon opus isoform X1: MEQELLDLREQIRQLQAQNEQLTRENPPSSSNASNQRPPSMTNANSSSPVSLSRVFYVPRERKCPRFYGNMDSTLSVEDWTEEAKVCIEGRGWSDKEKVVFLLDHLGGEARMEIKLRPQATRETPESVFDILRDLYGGKQTFVQLQQRFFERKQKEGESLTEFSHALMSLMDLILCGNPESVPNSDRVLRDQFMEHVRDVMLKRELKRLVREKPSSTLLEVRSEALRWVEEGNGEIAASRVQPWCNLTQGRVVEHEPKVKFHESTELKEVKEMLRQQQIQITELTQRFDSLMSQKNEFSVTSTRQNSSRRCLRCNKVGHIARHCRQPWPIESNPRTPQVNVNETSVEEHDSVASPTVLSQTVNNSEVSQSPVCPTILQRLVGKCPIVTVLMGGVEISCLLDTGSMVTTVTESFFEKHFQQLGVDVLKKCSWLQLKAANGLEIPYVGYLEVDVTVLGQTLPRQGILVVKDPVDAGFHQRKELTPGLLGMNVIGQCYNDLFEKHGTALFSVPQVRQAEIGWKDALSQCQRADDAPFPGFIGYVRVQSLHPVQIPAGTMRLVPALCPKSIKSCTTFVLEPLGPSDGGLPPGVLISPALVQCTQGIVQIPVVNVGTEALYLPPRIRLGSLASAEVVIKSEQDIVFKADLQSDPNTVIVQCQAITITSSIDVQGLKLQGLSGTEEEAVGRLLTRYSDVFSKHDGDLGCTNLIDHQIPLVDDTPVRQRYRRIPPSQFEAAKAHIRQLLDSQVIRESCSPYASPIVLVKKKDGSLRMCVDYRQLNSRTRKDAYPLPRIEESLDALTGAKWFSTLDLASGYNQVPVAETDRFKTAFCTPFGLFEFNRMPFGLCNAPSTFQRLMERIFGDQSFQSLLLYLDDVIVFSATVEQHLQRLELVLERLRQQNLKIKLSKCHFFQPEVCYLGHVVSSTGVSTDPEKTSAVAKWVRPKNLQELRSFLGFASYYRRFVKNFSCIAGPLNTLVAEVIRGKKTKRPKIDLGTKWTESCENAFQTLKAALINAPVLAYADFSKSFILDIDASHQGLGAVLSQEEGGKYRPVAFASRGLRPSERNMQNYSSMKLEFLALKWAVTEKFREYLLGQKCLVYTDNNPLSHLRTAKLGALEQRWANQLADFDLEIKYKPGRSNVNADALSRKTAAPVAELAMTTVIPRELYQCAQNCQHVASETISVFPEQPREDLSKLQESDAVIGRFLVYWDRQRPPDAQERASEPSEVLELVRQWGKLIKIEAVLYRRFFPQDEHREIRQVVLPAALRERVLTSLHDDHGHQGIERTTSLVRTRCYWPGMFKFIEEWCKRCQRCTLAKVVRPKVRSFMGHLTAERPLDILAIDFTLLEPASNGLENVLVMTDVFSKFTQAIPTRDQTASTVARVLVERWFYLFGVPRQIHSDQGRCFESRLIQELCRLYGISKTRTTPYRPQGNGQCERFNRTMHDLLRTLPPEEKCHWPDHLAQVVYAYNTTEHQVTGHSPYVLMFGQEPHLPLDIILGLDSQTQSEVDWVVDHKDNLERMFNKARARLKSAAEHRARLNDSKVSHEKLQEGQVVYQRAHNIKRQE, translated from the coding sequence ATGGAACAAGAACTATTAGACTTGCGGGAGCAGATACGGCAGCTGCAGGCTCAAAATGAGCAGCTGACGAGAGAGAATCCCCCCTCCAGTAGCAATGCTTCTAACCAACGGCCCCCTTCTATGACTAATGCTAATTCTTCATCTCCAGTGTCTTTGAGTAGGGTATTTTATGTTCCACGAGAAAGGAAATGCCCACGGTTTTATGGGAATATGGACTCCACATTAAGCGTTGAGGACTGGACTGAAGAGGCCAAGGTGTGTATTGAGGGCAGGGGTTGGTCTGATAAAGAGAAGGTTGTGTTTTTGCTTGATCATCTGGGGGGGGAAGCTAGAATGGAGATAAAACTCCGTCCACAAGCTACTAGGGAAACTCCAGAATctgtttttgatattttaagagACTTGTATGGGGGGAAACAGACATTTGTACAACTACAACAGAGGTTTTTTGAACGAAAACAGAAAGAGGGTGAATCATTGACTGAATTTTCCCATGCTTTAATGTCTTTAATGGACTTGATTCTTTGTGGTAATCCAGAAAGTGTTCCGAACTCTGATAGGGTTCTTCGTGATCAGTTTATGGAACATGTTCGAGATGTGATGCTGAAACGTGAATTAAAACGATTAGTACGGGAGAAGCCATCTTCTACTCTACTGGAGGTTCGAAGTGAAGCTCTTAGGTGGGTGGAAGAGGGAAACGGGGAAATAGCTGCTTCACGTGTTCAGCCATGGTGCAATTTGACTCAAGGCCGAGTAGTTGAGCATGAGCCTAAAGTTAAATTTCATGAGTCTACAGAGTTAAAAGAGGTTAAAGAGATGTTGAGGCAGCAACAGATACAAATAACTGAACTTACCCAACGTTTTGATAGTTTAATGTCTCAAAAGAATGAGTTCTCTGTTACCTCAACTAGACAAAATAGTTCACGACGATGTCTTCGTTGTAATAAGGTTGGGCATATAGCTAGACATTGTCGACAACCTTGGCCTATAGAGTCGAACCCTAGAACACCCcaagtaaatgtaaatgaaacttCAGTGGAGGAGCATGATAGTGTGGCATCCCCTACAGTTCTGAGTCAAACTGTTAATAATAGTGAAGTTTCACAGTCACCCGTCTGCCCTACTATTTTACAACGTCTTGTGGGCAAATGTCCCATTGTAACTGTGCTTATGGGTGGGGTTGAGATTTCTTGTTTATTAGATACAGGGTCAATGGTTACTACTGTAACAGAGTCATTTTTTGAGAAGCATTTTCAACAATTGGGAGTAGATGTACTGAAAAAATGTAGTTGGCTCCAATTAAAAGCAGCTAATGGTCTTGAAATACCATATGTGGGATACTTGGAAGTGGACGTGACCGTATTGGGGCAAACTCTTCCTAGACAAGGTATTTTGGTTGTGAAAGATCCTGTTGATGCTGGGTTTCATCAGCGGAAAGAGCTGACCCCAGGTCTTTTAGGTATGAATGTGATTGGTCAATGTTATAATGATCTATTTGAAAAACATGGCACAGCACTATTCTCAGTCCCACAGGTCAGGCAGGCAGAGATAGGCTGGAAAGATGCCTTGTCTCAGTGTCAGCGAGCAGATGATGCCCCTTTTCCTGGATTTATTGGTTACGTGAGAGTGCAGTCCCTCCATCCGGTTCAGATTCCAGCTGGGACCATGAGGTTAGTACCTGCATTGTGCCCTAAGAGTATAAAAAGTTGTACCACCTTTGTTTTAGAACCTTTAGGTCCCAGTGATGGGGGGTTGCCTCCTGGGGTGTTAATATCACCGGCCTTAGTTCAATGTACACAAGGTATAGTTCAGATACCAGTGGTCAATGTTGGTACAGAAGCTTTATATTTGCCACCAAGAATAAGATTGGGTAGTTTGGCTAGTGCAGAGGTAGTTATTAAATCAGAACAGGACATTGTGTTCAAAGCAGATTTACAATCTGACCCTAATACAGTGATTGTACAATGTCAAGCCATTACCATAACTTCAAGCATTGATGTTCAAGGGCTAAAATTGCAGGGGCTGTCAGGGACTGAGGAGGAGGCAGTTGGGAGATTATTAACAAGATATTCTGATGTTTTTTCTAAGCATGATGGTGATTTGGGGTGTACAAATTTAATTGATCATCAAATCCCACTAGTGGATGATACACCAGTACGTCAGCGATATCGTAGAATTCCTCCCAGCCAGTTTGAGGCCGCAAAGGCACACATTAGGCAGTTGTTGGACAGTCAAGTCATTAGGGAGAGTTGTAGCCCATATGCATCACCCATTGTGTTGGTGAAGAAGAAGGATGGCTCACTGAGGATGTGTGTTGATTATCGCCAGCTCAATTCTAGGACTCGCAAGGATGCCTACCCCTTACCAAGGATAGAGGAGTCGCTTGATGCCTTGACTGGAGCAAAGTGGTTTTCGACATTAGATCTGGCAAGTGGATATAACCAGGTGCCAGTAGCTGAAACTGATCGTTTTAAGACTGCCTTTTGCACCCCATTTGGCCTTTTTGAATTTAATAGGATGCCCTTTGGATTATGTAATGCCCCAAGTACTTTTCAAAGGCTAATGGAGAGAATTTTTGGCGACCAGAGTTTTCAGTCTTTATTGCTGTACTTGGATGATGTGATTGTTTTTTCAGCAACTGTCGAGCAACATCTTCAGCGACTTGAGTTGGTGCTAGAACGACTGCGACAACAGAATTTAAAGATAAAGCTGAGTAAGTGCCATTTCTTTCAGCCAGAGGTCTGTTATTTGGGGCATGTGGTCTCGTCTACGGGCGTCAGTACAGATCCGGAAAAGACATCTGCGGTAGCTAAGTGGGTTCGCCCGAAAAATCTTCAAGAACTTCGATCCTTTCTCGGCTTTGCAAGCTATTATCGGCGGTTTGTGAAGAATTTTTCTTGTATTGCTGGACCCTTGAATACGTTGGTGGCAGAAGTGATCAGGGGAAAGAAAACCAAGCGGCCAAAGATTGATCTAGGGACTAAATGGACTGAGTCATGTGAAAATGCATTTCAAACTCTTAAAGCAGCTTTAATCAATGCCCCAGTGCTAGCTTATGCTGATTTTAGTAAGTCCTTTATCCTGGATATTGATGCAAGTCACCAAGGTCTAGGAGCAGTTCTATCGCAGGAAGAGGGAGGCAAGTACAGGCCAGTTGCATTTGCCAGCCGAGGTTTGCGACCCTCAGAACGTAACATGCAGAATTACAGCTCCATGAAACTGGAATTTTTGGCTCTAAAGTGGGCTGTTACTGAAAAATTCAGAGAGTATCTACTTGGTCAGAAATGCCTGGTGTATACAGACAATAACCCACTCAGTCATCTGCGCACCGCAAAATTGGGGGCGTTGGAACAACGATGGGCTAACCAGCTTGCGGATTTTGATTTGGAAATTAAGTATAAGCCTGGACGGTCCAATGTGAATGCTGATGCTCTGTCTAGAAAAACTGCTGCACCTGTAGCCGAACTGGCAATGACTACTGTAATACCAAGAGAGTTATATCAATGTGCTCAGAACTGTCAACATGTTGCAAGTGAAACCATTTCTGTTTTCCCCGAACAACCGAGAGAAGATCTTAGCAAGCTACAAGAATCTGATGCAGTTATTGGACGATTTCTTGTTTATTGGGATCGGCAAAGACCACCAGATGCACAGGAGAGGGCGTCAGAGCCATCGGAAGTACTTGAATTAGTACGGCAGTGGGGAAAGCTGATTAAGATAGAGGCAGTGTTATATCGCCGTTTTTTCCCACAAGATGAACATCGAGAAATCCGTCAAGTTGTATTGCCAGCCGCCCTCAGAGAAAGGGTCCTTACAAGTTTGCATGATGATCACGGCCATCAAGGGATTGAAAGAACAACAAGCTTAGTGAGAACTCGATGTTATTGGCCTGGTATGTTCAAGTTCATTGAGGAATGGTGTAAGAGATGCCAACGTTGCACCTTAGCGAAAGTGGTACGACCAAAAGTACGTAGTTTTATGGGGCACTTGACGGCGGAGAGGCCATTGGATATACTGGCTATTGATTTCACCTTGCTGGAACCTGCATCAAATGGACTTGAAAATGTACTGGTCATGACGGACGTGTTTTCAAAATTCACGCAAGCCATTCCGACAAGGGATCAAACAGCATCAACAGTGGCACGGGTCTTGGTAGAACGTTGGTTCTACTTATTTGGAGTACCACGACAAATCCACTCAGATCAGGGGCGGTGCTTTGAAAGTAGACTGATTCAAGAGTTATGTAGGCTGTATGGCATTTCAAAAACTCGTACAACACCTTATAGACCACAAGGAAATGGGCAATGTGAACGCTTtaatagaacaatgcatgatttgctGCGTACTCTGCCCCCGGAAGAAAAATGCCATTGGCCAGACCATCTTGCCCAGGTAGTATACGCTTATAATACCACGGAGCATCAAGTTACTGGACACAGTCCTTATGTACTTATGTTTGGACAGGAACCACATCTACCCCTTGACATTATATTAGGATTGGATAGTCAGACCCAGAGTGAAGTGGATTGGGTAGTGGACCACAAAGATAATCTGGAACGGATGTTTAATAAGGCTCGAGCCCGCCTAAAGTCTGCCGCAGAGCATCGTGCCCGATTGAATGATTCTAAGGTGTCCCATGAAAAATTACAAGAAGGCCAGGTGGTGTATCAGAGAGCTCATAACATAAAAAGGCAGGAATAA
- the LOC129436837 gene encoding aerolysin-like protein, whose product MSTTLYLIGGHGGHEFSFTGKSNGASLQRIWVWVGGSQVKAVRAWLTDGSEETFGRPEGSYEEYVFQTGELITSLSLWGNGAGTRLGAIKFETNRGGRFFVKMTSWGLKTEYPINVGSGFCLGIVGRCGWDIDQMGFLFLKKIQSVVLTDVKYPTLSQMTPYVALEEIKSSTYKNETSVSQEQTIESSKTITKSSSWSTKESVTRAFSMEVKAGVPGIVEVSAGFSYTVGTENTYSREVKDERTQTESFKIDVPPKKKVDVHITIGRCSFDLPYTGTIKVTTEDGAVLTYETKGKYRGVTYTKIRVNTKESDL is encoded by the coding sequence atgtcaacaacTCTGTATTTAATCGGTGGTCATGGAGGTCATGAGTTTTCCTTCACCGGTAAGAGTAATGGTGCTAGTTTACAGAGGATCTGGGTTTGGGTTGGAGGATCACAGGTGAAGGCGGTCAGGGCCTGGCTTACAGACGGCAGTGAAGAAACCTTTGGTAGACCGGAGGGATCGTATGAAGAGTATGTGTTTCAGACCGGTGAACTCATCACATCATTGTCTCTGTGGGGAAACGGAGCAGGAACGCGTCTCGGAGCCATCAAATTTGAAACCAATCGTGGAGGAAGATTCTTTGTGAAAATGACAAGCTGGGGATTGAAGACAGAATATCCTATTAATGTCGGCTCTGGATTTTGTCTGGGCATTGTGGGAAGATGCGGATGGGACATCGACCAAATGGGTTTTTTGTTTCTCAAAAAAATACAATCAGTAGTTCTCACCGATGTCAAGTATCCCACTCTTTCCCAGATGACACCGTATGTCGCACTGGAAGAAATCAAATCTAGTACCTATAAGAATGAAACCTCCGTCAGTCAAGAGCAAACAATTGAAAGCTCAAAGACAATAACCAAATCATCCTCTTGGTCTACGAAAGAAAGTGTTACCAGAGCATTCTCTATGGAGGTGAAGGCCGGGGTTCCCGGGATTGTAGAAGTTTCTGCAGGATTCAGTTATACAGTAGGAACAGAAAACACTTACAGTAGAGAAGTGAAGGATGAAAGAACACAAACCGAATCATTTAAAATAGATGTGCCACCGAAGAAGAAAGTAGATGTCCATATCACCATAGGCAGGTGCAGTTTTGATCTTCCTTACACCGGTACCATAAAGGTCACGACTGAAGATGGTGCTGTGTTAACATACGAAACAAAGGGAAAATACAGAGGAGTCACTTACACTAAAATAAGAGTAAACACCAAAGAATCCGATCTGTGA